A genomic window from Candidatus Pelagisphaera phototrophica includes:
- a CDS encoding 3-keto-disaccharide hydrolase, with the protein MNLTSVKNLFTLVFSVLLWMNSVSVSQANIEPIPPFMGDWEGGWVDAPQKDGNARNNPGLVARVIGLGNNRYEIQILEEFDKRADFKVKTEAVWKNGKMTFDQNGYSGKITNDSFTGNKAGGAFDTPFSLKRVHRASPTMGKKAPENAVVLFDGSDLDAWERQGGGNPTWLTKDGYFEVLPKKDNNNVGGSINTRQSFGDVKVHLEFRLPYEPEHRGQKRANSGFFLPGGYEVQILDSYGLDGMWNECGALYKQSPPRVNMCWAPGVWQTFDVEFKRLRRDSEGNKVDHAEFTVWHNGVKIHNSFQIKGATSNTQKGRELGESGKNGGLSLQDHSNKIQFRNIWVVER; encoded by the coding sequence ATGAACCTTACCTCTGTTAAAAACCTCTTCACTCTCGTATTTTCAGTTCTGTTGTGGATGAATAGTGTGTCTGTTTCCCAAGCCAACATAGAACCCATCCCGCCGTTTATGGGAGACTGGGAAGGCGGCTGGGTTGACGCTCCTCAGAAAGACGGCAACGCTAGGAACAATCCCGGCCTCGTGGCCCGTGTTATAGGTCTAGGCAACAATCGATACGAAATTCAGATCCTGGAGGAGTTCGACAAGCGGGCGGACTTTAAGGTCAAAACCGAAGCAGTTTGGAAGAACGGCAAGATGACATTCGATCAGAATGGATACTCCGGCAAAATTACCAACGACAGTTTCACCGGCAATAAGGCCGGCGGCGCCTTCGATACTCCATTTTCCTTAAAACGCGTGCATCGCGCCTCACCCACTATGGGTAAAAAGGCTCCTGAAAACGCAGTGGTGCTTTTTGATGGATCCGACCTCGATGCCTGGGAGCGCCAAGGGGGTGGAAATCCAACCTGGTTGACTAAAGACGGCTATTTTGAAGTGCTGCCTAAAAAGGATAACAACAATGTCGGTGGATCCATCAATACGCGCCAGAGTTTTGGCGACGTGAAGGTACACCTTGAATTCCGATTGCCCTACGAGCCCGAGCATCGGGGACAAAAGCGAGCCAACAGCGGTTTCTTCCTGCCGGGTGGTTACGAGGTTCAGATTCTAGACAGTTATGGCCTGGACGGTATGTGGAACGAGTGTGGCGCGCTTTACAAACAATCACCCCCGCGAGTGAACATGTGCTGGGCGCCTGGTGTGTGGCAGACCTTCGATGTGGAATTCAAACGTCTCCGTCGCGATTCGGAGGGCAACAAAGTTGATCACGCGGAATTTACCGTCTGGCACAACGGAGTGAAGATCCACAACAGCTTCCAGATTAAAGGAGCGACCTCCAACACTCAAAAAGGGCGCGAGCTAGGGGAGAGTGGCAAAAATGGGGGTCTTTCCCTTCAGGATCACAGCAACAAGATTCAGTTCAGAAACATCTGGGTAGTGGAGCGTTAG